The DNA window CGATCGCGTCGAGGACGTCCGCGAATCGGATGCGGTGCGCGGGACGCGCCAGAACGAAGCCACCGCCGTGGCCCTTGTGCGAGATCAAGAGGCCGGCGGCCACCAGTCGTCGCAGGACTTTCGAGAGGTAATGCACGGGCACGTTCGTCGCGCGTGACAGCTCCAAGGCTGGGAGCGCCGTGCCGGATTCCGCCAGCGCGAGCTCGGCCATGGCGCGGAGCGCGTACTCCGCCGTCTGACTGATGGGCGCGACCGCCGAGCCCCCCCTCGGCAGGACGGCCGTCATGCGCACCTCCCTACGTCAGTGAAGCCCACCCGCTCAATGGACCACGCTGTCCACAGAAGTTCAAGTCCAGAGACCGGAACGCCGCGTGCATGCGATGGGATACCAATGGTACGCGCAGACGAGTTTCACACCATCATCGAACCGTTCCGCATCAAGGCGGTCGAACCGATCACGATCACGACGCATGCGGAGCGGGAAGCCCTGCTCGTCCAAGCGGGCTACAACTTGTTCTGTATCCCCGCGCACGGCGTGATCCGCGCTCCCGGCCCAGGCACTGGC is part of the Myxococcales bacterium genome and encodes:
- a CDS encoding Rrf2 family transcriptional regulator codes for the protein MTAVLPRGGSAVAPISQTAEYALRAMAELALAESGTALPALELSRATNVPVHYLSKVLRRLVAAGLLISHKGHGGGFVLARPAHRIRFADVLDAIGEAPVSGRCAFGWGDCDASRPCPLHPAWSTLNDSLVRWANDSTLANLRRRRRK